One segment of Desulfovibrio sp. X2 DNA contains the following:
- a CDS encoding response regulator — protein MSKNILIVDDSKTVRNLVAFIMKKEGFKVTTAEDGLDGLEKLYSNAYDLIISDVNMPRMDGFTFIKTVREQETYRDIPIIVLSTEGQEKDIQMGLNLGANLYMVKPAQPEKMVKNVKMLLG, from the coding sequence ATGTCCAAGAACATCCTGATCGTGGACGATTCCAAGACGGTCAGAAATCTTGTGGCCTTCATCATGAAGAAGGAAGGCTTCAAGGTGACCACGGCCGAGGACGGCCTGGACGGGCTGGAGAAGCTTTATTCCAATGCCTACGATCTGATCATCTCCGACGTGAACATGCCGCGCATGGACGGCTTCACCTTCATCAAGACCGTGCGCGAGCAGGAAACATACAGGGACATCCCCATCATCGTGCTCTCCACCGAGGGCCAGGAGAAGGACATCCAGATGGGGCTCAATCTCGGCGCCAACCTGTACATGGTGAAGCCCGCCCAACCCGAGAAGATGGTCAAGAACGTCAAGATGCTGCTGGGATAG
- a CDS encoding chemotaxis protein CheA, with protein MSQDFMDPEIFADFIVEAKEHLETIEPTLIELEKAPDNLGLLNDIFRPMHSLKGASGFLGLNKINGLAHKAENILDELRNANLSVTTEIMDVILSATDALRTMIDSLDATGAEGDTDVKPIVAHIEALLAGGGTTAQAAAPAAPAPEETATEAPALAEEGAAPSAASSAAQSAAGAADVRLPALPPFESETYKLTVIGEGHLADFLEEAREIVENLNSALVELEKDPEGGGELVNDVFRYFHNLKGNSGIIGYKELNGLTHEAETLLNKVRKGELTPSQPMIDLLLAAVDAIDELISAIDAKKAEVTTHDTRRVQLRLQAASEHGVFVTDEATAQGEDEGGAPVLPVAETAPVPEAEMPLGAAAEGFDPEDVQIFVQANLQQIDNIALALSTLRKDSDNKDYVDGLFRCLVTVQNSAGYMGFEEINVTAERTAGLVDQARKSDLDFSLMLDILDQECSILEDMVRAKIKDLTGHEAMTPNEAAEAQAAAPAAAPAPEAAPAAPAPEKKAELKEKAAAKSAPAQDKAEAPAPKPAVQAAAPAAAAAPKAAPKPAAKSASDEQAQAKAAAAAKSSSTIRVDHEKLDHLMNLIGELIINRNRFAMLARSLEEGHMDAQEIAQNLIETTDAMNRISDDLQDTIMNVRMVPVGTVFSRFPRLVRDISRKTGKNVELIMEGEDTELDKSVVEVIGDPLVHMIRNSMDHGVEGEEERRAAGKEPVGHVYLRAYHKGNSVAIEVEDDGRGIDPQKMRQVAIRKGVITSEQAAAMDDREAMELIFAPGFSSAEQVTDISGRGVGMDVVRSNIKNLKGNVAVSSEVGKGTKIALSLPLTLAIIDALMVKVGPQTFAIPLDAVSETTKIEARRLTDVNKRKALELRGEVIGVVELSEMLGLDNRPEKLDILPMVIIQDNERRLGVVVDKLLERQEIVIKPLGTYLSDFELPGISGATIMGDGSVVLILDPHEVYGLAAQTAR; from the coding sequence ATGAGTCAGGACTTCATGGATCCTGAAATTTTCGCCGACTTCATCGTCGAGGCCAAGGAACATCTGGAGACCATCGAGCCGACGCTTATCGAGCTCGAGAAGGCGCCGGACAACCTCGGCCTGTTGAACGACATCTTCCGCCCCATGCACTCCCTCAAGGGCGCGTCGGGCTTCCTCGGTCTGAACAAGATCAACGGACTGGCCCACAAGGCGGAGAACATCCTCGACGAGTTGCGCAACGCCAACCTCTCCGTGACCACGGAGATCATGGACGTCATCCTCTCGGCCACGGACGCCCTGAGGACCATGATCGACAGCCTCGACGCCACGGGCGCCGAGGGCGACACGGACGTGAAGCCCATCGTTGCGCATATCGAGGCGCTTCTGGCCGGAGGCGGCACCACCGCTCAGGCCGCCGCCCCTGCCGCGCCCGCCCCCGAGGAGACTGCGACCGAGGCGCCTGCTCTCGCAGAAGAGGGTGCCGCTCCGTCCGCCGCGTCTTCGGCGGCGCAGTCCGCCGCCGGTGCGGCCGACGTCCGGCTGCCCGCGCTGCCGCCCTTCGAGTCCGAGACCTACAAGCTCACGGTCATCGGCGAGGGGCACCTGGCCGACTTTCTGGAAGAGGCCCGCGAGATCGTGGAGAACCTCAACTCCGCCCTGGTGGAGCTGGAGAAGGACCCCGAAGGCGGAGGCGAACTCGTCAACGACGTCTTCCGTTATTTCCACAACCTCAAGGGCAACAGCGGGATCATCGGCTACAAGGAGCTGAACGGCCTGACGCACGAGGCCGAGACGCTGCTCAACAAAGTCCGCAAGGGAGAGCTGACCCCGTCGCAGCCCATGATCGACCTGCTCCTGGCTGCGGTGGACGCCATCGACGAGCTCATCTCCGCCATCGACGCCAAGAAGGCCGAGGTCACCACGCACGACACCCGCCGCGTGCAGCTGCGCCTGCAGGCCGCCTCCGAGCACGGCGTGTTCGTGACCGACGAGGCCACGGCGCAGGGGGAGGACGAGGGCGGCGCCCCGGTGCTCCCCGTGGCCGAAACCGCGCCCGTTCCCGAGGCGGAGATGCCGCTCGGCGCAGCCGCCGAGGGATTCGATCCCGAGGACGTGCAGATCTTCGTGCAGGCCAACCTGCAGCAGATCGACAACATCGCCCTGGCGCTTTCGACCCTGCGCAAGGACAGCGACAACAAGGACTACGTGGACGGGCTCTTCCGCTGCCTGGTCACGGTGCAGAACTCCGCGGGCTACATGGGCTTCGAGGAGATCAACGTCACGGCCGAGCGCACGGCCGGGCTCGTGGATCAGGCGCGCAAGTCGGACCTGGACTTCTCGCTCATGCTCGACATCCTCGACCAGGAGTGCTCGATCCTCGAGGACATGGTGCGGGCGAAGATCAAGGACCTGACCGGCCATGAGGCCATGACCCCGAACGAGGCGGCCGAAGCTCAAGCGGCCGCTCCGGCCGCTGCGCCCGCACCCGAGGCTGCGCCTGCCGCACCCGCACCCGAAAAGAAGGCCGAGCTCAAGGAAAAGGCAGCGGCCAAGTCCGCGCCCGCGCAGGACAAGGCCGAGGCTCCGGCTCCCAAGCCTGCCGTCCAGGCAGCCGCCCCCGCCGCCGCAGCCGCCCCCAAGGCCGCCCCCAAACCGGCTGCCAAGTCCGCGTCCGACGAGCAGGCCCAGGCCAAGGCGGCCGCGGCGGCCAAATCTTCCTCCACCATCCGCGTGGACCACGAGAAGCTCGACCATCTGATGAACCTCATCGGCGAGCTGATCATCAACCGCAACCGCTTCGCCATGCTCGCCCGCTCCCTCGAGGAAGGGCACATGGACGCCCAGGAGATCGCCCAGAACCTCATCGAGACCACGGATGCCATGAACCGCATCTCCGACGACCTGCAGGACACCATCATGAACGTCCGCATGGTCCCGGTGGGCACGGTCTTCTCGCGCTTCCCCCGCCTGGTGCGCGACATCTCGCGCAAGACCGGCAAGAACGTGGAACTGATCATGGAGGGCGAGGACACCGAGCTCGACAAGAGCGTGGTCGAGGTCATCGGCGACCCCCTCGTGCACATGATCCGCAACTCCATGGACCACGGCGTGGAGGGCGAGGAGGAGCGCAGGGCCGCGGGCAAGGAGCCGGTCGGCCACGTCTACCTGCGCGCCTATCACAAGGGCAACTCCGTGGCCATCGAGGTCGAGGACGACGGCCGCGGCATCGATCCCCAGAAGATGCGCCAGGTGGCCATCCGCAAGGGCGTGATCACCTCGGAGCAGGCTGCGGCCATGGACGATCGCGAGGCCATGGAGCTCATCTTCGCTCCCGGCTTCTCCTCGGCCGAGCAGGTCACGGACATCTCCGGACGCGGCGTGGGCATGGACGTGGTCCGCTCCAACATCAAGAACCTCAAGGGCAACGTCGCGGTCAGCTCCGAGGTGGGCAAGGGCACCAAGATCGCCCTCTCCCTCCCGCTCACCCTGGCCATCATCGACGCCCTCATGGTCAAGGTCGGCCCCCAGACCTTCGCCATCCCCCTCGACGCGGTCTCCGAGACCACCAAGATCGAGGCGCGCCGTCTGACCGACGTGAACAAGCGCAAGGCGCTGGAGCTTCGCGGCGAGGTCATCGGCGTGGTCGAGCTCTCCGAGATGCTTGGACTCGACAACCGCCCGGAGAAGCTCGACATCCTGCCCATGGTCATCATCCAGGACAACGAGCGCCGTCTCGGCGTGGTCGTGGACAAGCTCCTCGAGCGTCAGGAGATCGTCATCAAGCCGCTCGGAACCTATCTCTCGGACTTCGAGCTGCCCGGCATCTCCGGTGCCACCATCATGGGCGACGGCTCGGTGGTGCTGATCCTCGATCCGCACGAGGTCTACGGCCTGGCCGCCCAGACTGCACGCTAG